The following proteins are encoded in a genomic region of Populus nigra chromosome 16, ddPopNigr1.1, whole genome shotgun sequence:
- the LOC133675699 gene encoding rust resistance kinase Lr10-like isoform X7 translates to MSYIDVHDVLVHGFELSWLSACCHSVKENRCNLDESTRNNYCRHAGVIRRAREFLEVYITAYIYYVGYSIDKEFHDYVGYSIDKEFLAYNFNVFVTPYSLRLVIVVLTALLAPIAAYRVLLFLCGLPCLITLLVYKWRRKHLSIYDNIEKFLQSHDNDLMPVRYSYSDIKKITNGFKDKLGEGGFGLVYKGKLCSGGFAAVKILSKSKANGQDFINEVATIGRIYHVNVVRLIGFTVEGSKRALIYEFMPNGSLDKYIVSRQGSISLSNEKMYEISLGVARGIEYLHQGCDMQILHFDIKPHNILLDEKFIPKLSDFGLAKLYPTDNSIVPLTAARGTIGYMAPELFYKNIGGVSHKSDVYSFGMLLMEMIGRRKNLNALADHSSQIYFPSWIYDQVSEGKDVELGDHATKQGKETIKKMIKVALWCIQLRPNDRPSMHDVVKMLKSDVESLQMPPKPFLTPHHMPKDDDTTNPIKLSDPPSDCIDSSYQFGR, encoded by the exons ATGTCCTACATAGATGTCCATGATGTTTTGGTACATGGGTTCGAGCTTTCATGGTTGTCGGCCTGTTGTCATTCTGTCAAGGAAAACCGCTGCAACCTTGATGAATCCACCAGGAACAATTATTGTAGACATG CCGGCGTCATTAGACGTGCAAGAG aATTTCTGGAAGTTTATATAACCGCTTACATTT attatgTGGGATATTCTATAGATAAAGAATTCCATG attatgTGGGATATTCTATAGATAAAGAATTCCTTG cctataattttaatgtgttcgTCACTCCATATTCATTACGCCTTGTCATAGTTGTGCTCACTGCGCTACTTGCCCCCATTG CGGCATATCGTGTACTGTTATTTTTGTGTGGGCTTCCATGTCTTATAACCTTGCTGGTCTACAAATGGCGAAGAAAACATTTATCCATATATGACAACATTGAAAAGTTCTTGCAAAGTCATGATAATGATCTTATGCCAGTAAGATACTCTTACTCGGATATTAAGAAGATAACCAATGGTTTTAAAGATAAGTTGGGTGAAGGAGGTTTTGGCTTAGTGTACAAAGGAAAGCTTTGTAGTGGCGGTTTTGCGGCGGTAAAAATTTTGAGCAAGTCAAAAGCCAATGGACAAGATTTTATCAACGAAGTTGCCACCATTGGAAGAATTTACCATGTCAATGTTGTGCGACTCATAGGCTTCACTGTCGAGGGTTCGAAGCGTGCTCTTATATACGAGTTCATGCCTAATGGGTCTCTTGATAAGTACATTGTTTCTCGACAAGGTAGCATCTCATTGAGCAATGAGAAAATGTACGAGATTTCTCTTGGGGTGGCTCGTGGAATTGAATATCTACATCAAGGTTGTGATATGCAAATTTTGCATTTTGATATCAAGCCTCACAATATTCTTCTTGATGAAAAATTTATTCCAAAACTTTCAGATTTTGGACTAGCAAAATTATACCCAACAGATAATAGTATTGTGCCCCTTACTGCGGCTAGAGGAACGATAGGATATATGGCTCCTGAattgttttacaaaaatattggaGGTGTCTCTCACAAATCCGATGTCTATAGTTTTGGGATGCTGTTAATGGAAATGATTGGAAGAAGGAAGAACTTGAATGCATTGGCGGATCATTCAAGTCAAATTTACTTCCCTTCCTGGATTTATGACCAAGTTAGTGAAGGAAAGGATGTTGAACTAGGAGATCATGCCACGAAGCAgggaaaagaaacaataaagaagATGATTAAAGTGGCATTATGGTGCATACAATTGAGGCCGAATGATCGTCCGTCGATGCATGATGTTGTGAAGATGCTTAAATCAGATGTTGAATCCCTACAAATGCCTCCTAAACCTTTTTTAACTCCACATCATATGCCAAAAGATGATGATACGACCAATCCAATAAAGTTATCTGATCCACCCAGTGATTGTATCGACTCTTCATATCAGTTTGGTCGTTAA
- the LOC133675699 gene encoding rust resistance kinase Lr10-like isoform X6 — MFRQSITVASQFDLWKLVFSRMIASPSLIILLCHIFRPRRIMIDVILDINISSPSCIKEGYSYVITGDAHFKDIPDLCRINLIYTVPGFLLPENRTNMSYIDVHDVLVHGFELSWLSACCHSVKENRCNLDESTRNNYCRHAGVIRRAREFLEVYITAYIYYVGYSIDKEFHDYVGYSIDKEFLAYNFNVFVTPYSLRLVIVVLTALLAPIAAYRVLLFLCGLPCLITLLVYKWRRKHLSIYDNIEKFLQSHDNDLMPVRYSYSDIKKITNGFKDKLGEGGFGLVYKGKLCSGGFAAVKILSKSKANGQDFINEVATIGRIYHVNVVRLIGFTVEGSKRALIYEFMPNGSLDKYIVSRQGSISLSNEKMYEISLGVARGIEYLHQGCDMQILHFDIKPHNILLDEKFIPKLSDFGLAKLYPTDNSIVPLTAARGTIGYMAPELFYKNIGGVSHKSDVYSFGMLLMEMIGRRKNLNALADHSSQIYFPSWIYDQVSEGKDVELGDHATKQGKETIKKMIKVALWCIQLRPNDRPSMHDVVKMLKSDVESLQMPPKPFLTPHHMPKDDDTTNPIKLSDPPSDCIDSSYQFGR; from the exons ATGTTCAGGCAATCAATTACGGTGGCTTCACAATTCGACTTGTGGAAGCTGGTGTTCAGCAGGATGATTGCTTCTCCATCCCTCATCATTCTATTATGCCATATATTTCGCCCTCGGCGTATTATGATCGACGTTATATTGGATATCAA TATCTCTTCTCCCAGCTGCATCAAGGAAGGTTATTCCTATGTCATTACTGGTGATGCGCACTTTAAAGATATACCGGACTTATGCcgtataaatttgatttatactGTGCCTGGATTTCTTCTGCCAGAAAATAGGACCAATATGTCCTACATAGATGTCCATGATGTTTTGGTACATGGGTTCGAGCTTTCATGGTTGTCGGCCTGTTGTCATTCTGTCAAGGAAAACCGCTGCAACCTTGATGAATCCACCAGGAACAATTATTGTAGACATG CCGGCGTCATTAGACGTGCAAGAG aATTTCTGGAAGTTTATATAACCGCTTACATTT attatgTGGGATATTCTATAGATAAAGAATTCCATG attatgTGGGATATTCTATAGATAAAGAATTCCTTG cctataattttaatgtgttcgTCACTCCATATTCATTACGCCTTGTCATAGTTGTGCTCACTGCGCTACTTGCCCCCATTG CGGCATATCGTGTACTGTTATTTTTGTGTGGGCTTCCATGTCTTATAACCTTGCTGGTCTACAAATGGCGAAGAAAACATTTATCCATATATGACAACATTGAAAAGTTCTTGCAAAGTCATGATAATGATCTTATGCCAGTAAGATACTCTTACTCGGATATTAAGAAGATAACCAATGGTTTTAAAGATAAGTTGGGTGAAGGAGGTTTTGGCTTAGTGTACAAAGGAAAGCTTTGTAGTGGCGGTTTTGCGGCGGTAAAAATTTTGAGCAAGTCAAAAGCCAATGGACAAGATTTTATCAACGAAGTTGCCACCATTGGAAGAATTTACCATGTCAATGTTGTGCGACTCATAGGCTTCACTGTCGAGGGTTCGAAGCGTGCTCTTATATACGAGTTCATGCCTAATGGGTCTCTTGATAAGTACATTGTTTCTCGACAAGGTAGCATCTCATTGAGCAATGAGAAAATGTACGAGATTTCTCTTGGGGTGGCTCGTGGAATTGAATATCTACATCAAGGTTGTGATATGCAAATTTTGCATTTTGATATCAAGCCTCACAATATTCTTCTTGATGAAAAATTTATTCCAAAACTTTCAGATTTTGGACTAGCAAAATTATACCCAACAGATAATAGTATTGTGCCCCTTACTGCGGCTAGAGGAACGATAGGATATATGGCTCCTGAattgttttacaaaaatattggaGGTGTCTCTCACAAATCCGATGTCTATAGTTTTGGGATGCTGTTAATGGAAATGATTGGAAGAAGGAAGAACTTGAATGCATTGGCGGATCATTCAAGTCAAATTTACTTCCCTTCCTGGATTTATGACCAAGTTAGTGAAGGAAAGGATGTTGAACTAGGAGATCATGCCACGAAGCAgggaaaagaaacaataaagaagATGATTAAAGTGGCATTATGGTGCATACAATTGAGGCCGAATGATCGTCCGTCGATGCATGATGTTGTGAAGATGCTTAAATCAGATGTTGAATCCCTACAAATGCCTCCTAAACCTTTTTTAACTCCACATCATATGCCAAAAGATGATGATACGACCAATCCAATAAAGTTATCTGATCCACCCAGTGATTGTATCGACTCTTCATATCAGTTTGGTCGTTAA